One Phaseolus vulgaris cultivar G19833 chromosome 2, P. vulgaris v2.0, whole genome shotgun sequence DNA window includes the following coding sequences:
- the LOC137812271 gene encoding transmembrane emp24 domain-containing protein p24delta4-like, translating into MGNRGVSTLLLLFCFFFFSINLVPSALAIWLTVPTSGTKCVSEEIQHNVVVLADYVVIPSDHSQNPTIAVKVTSPYGNNLHHMENTTHGNIAFTTQEAGNYLACFWVDSHSQGGGEVNVNLDWRIGIAAKDWDSVARKEKIEGVELELRKLEGAVEAIHENLLYLKGREAEMRVVSEKTNARVAWFSIMSLGICITVSGLQLWYLKRFFQKKKLI; encoded by the exons atgggGAACAGAGGTGTGTCAACGTTGTTACTCCtgttctgcttcttcttcttctcaatCAATTTGGTTCCTTCTGCTCTCGCTATTTGGCTTACCGTACCCACCAGTGGTACCAAGTGTGTCTCTGAAGAAATCCAACACAACGTCGTCGTTTTGGCCGACTATGTCGTTATACCCAGTGATCACTCCCAGAACCCCACCATCGCTGTCAAG GTAACATCACCGTATGGAAACAATCTTCATCACATGGAGAACACAACTCATGGTAATATCGCATTTACTACTCAAGAGGCTGGGAACTACCTGGCATGCTTCTGGGTGGATAGCCATAGTCAAGGAGGTGGTGAGGTTAATGTAAACCTTGATTGGAGAATTGGGATTGCAGCCAAGGACTGGGATTCAGTTGCTAGAAAAGAGAAGATTGAG GGAGTTGAGCTTGAGCTGAGAAAGCTAGAAGGAGCAGTGGAGGCCATCCATGAGAATTTGCTTTATCTTAAGGGCAG GGAAGCTGAGATGAGGGTTGTGAGTGAAAAAACAAATGCCAGGGTGGCATGGTTTAGCATTATGTCCTTGGGTATCTGCATTACTGTTTCAGGTTTGCAATTGTGGTATCTGAAGCGGTTTTTCCAGAAGAAGAAGCTTATATAG
- the LOC137812260 gene encoding F-box protein At1g10780-like, with amino-acid sequence MDAVPDAILQCVLSRITNARDVSSCNCVSKRWKDSTPYVRTLYFPRSSFDSPSSSEGADNVIKRMVSRVVKLEELIVYSPFSPDGLASWLSLVGHSLLQLELRMDNLNDNQGSRESPSKLDYVGFAKNLESLKLWGVLMVRTPNWDVFPNLKNLEIIGAKFEDPVLSAVLHSCPVLTRLLLLGCEGVRSLSIELPCLEQCKLDFYGMGNCSLSLTSPKIESLEVQGCSWIRVPETKHLRKLSISNTAGRVYMVDFGSLSALEFLCMRGIQWCWDAICKMLKLASEVKHLYMKVEFTGDYDALQPFPEIDFVDFFNSHQKLQKFDIHGAMFAALCQKNSLKHVDSGFVIPFLEEVVITVRSPLNAEQKMSTLESLLKYGKSLRSMVIKILEMKSCHSSADDFFDEICRFRYMNHNIVRIE; translated from the exons ATGGATGCTGTACCTGATGCCATTCTCCAATGTGTCTTGTCCCGAATCACCAATGCTCGTGACGTTTCATCATGCAATTGTGTTTCCAAGAGATGGAAGGATTCCACCCCCTATGTCAGAACCCTCTATTTTCCTCGCAGCTCATTTGACTCCCCGTCGTCTTCTGAGGGTGCTGACAACGTCATCAAAAGAATGGTGTCAAGAGTGGTGAAGTTAGAGGAGCTAATTGTGTATAGCCCCTTTTCCCCTGATGGCCTTGCATCATGGCTGTCACTGGTGGGGCATTCTCTACTTCAGCTTGAGCTCCGAATGGACAACCTCAATGACAATCAAGGCTCCCGTGAGAGCCCTTCCAAATTGGACTATGTTGGTTTTGCTAAGAATTTGGAGTCTCTAAAACTGTGGGGAGTGTTGATGGTGCGTACCCCCAACTGGGATGTGTTCCCTAACCTCAAGAACCTTGAAATTATTGGTGCAAAATTTGAGGATCCTGTGTTGAGTGCGGTGCTTCACTCGTGTCCGGTTCTCACCAGATTGTTGCTGCTTGGATGTGAAGGGGTTAGATCGTTATCTATCGAATTGCCATGCTTGGAGCAGTGTAAGCTGGATTTTTACGGGATGGGGAACTGCTCTCTCTCTTTGACTTCACCCAAAATTGAGTCCCTTGAAGTGCAAGGCTGTAGCTGGATTAGGGTCCCTGAAACCAAGCATTTGAGGAAACTTTCCATATCCAACACTGCAG GGAGAGTGTACATGGTTGATTTTGGAAGCCTTTCAGCTCTGGAGTTCCTGTGTATGAGGGGAATTCAGTGGTGCTGGGATGCCATATGCAAAATGTTGAAATTGGCGAGTGAGGTGAAACACCTCTATATGAAGGTTGAATTCACTGGGGACTATGATGCACTTCAACCCTTTCCAGAGATTGATTTTGTTGACTTCTTCAACAGTCATCAAAAGCTGCAAAAGTTTGATATTCATGGAGCCATGTTTGCAGCACTATGCCAGAAGAACAGTCTGAAACAT GTGGATTCAGGATTTGTGATTCCATTTCTGGAGGAGGTTGTGATCACAGTGAGGTCACCTCTGAATGCTGAACAGAAAATGAGTACACTTGAATCATTGTTGAAGTATGGCAAAAGTCTTAGGAGCATGGTTATAAAGATTCTGGAGATGAAAAGTTGTCATAGCAGTGCTGATGATTTTTTTGACGAGATTTGCCGGTTCAGATACATGAACCATAACATAGTTCGAATAGAATAA
- the LOC137812259 gene encoding uncharacterized protein, with protein sequence METLISQFTFLSDQPLHDKSFDLFTTEDLMKLFEIESYKAWVAVEQEREVEEAEATMQQAEDHFDRIMESTMEEFRYFEEEIERMSKSEVDSFIETAESGRKMEESAASVASKSSYPGTE encoded by the exons ATGGAAACCCTCATTTCCCAGTTCACCTTCCTCTCAGATCAACCTTTGCATGACAAAAGTTTTGATCTTTTCACAACAGAAGACCTGATGAAGCTGTTTGAGATTGAGTCATACAAGGCATGGGTAGCTGTGGAGCAAGAGAGAGAGGTGGAAGAAGCAGAAGCTACTATGCAACAAGCAGAGGATCACTTTGACAGGATCATGGAAAGTACCATGGAAGAGTTTAGGTACTTTGAAGAAGAGATTGAGCGAATGTCAAAATCTGAAGTTGATAGTTTTATTGAAACTGCTGAGAGTGGAAGAAAAATGGAGGAAAGTGCTGCTTCTGTTGCTTCCAAGAG TTCTTATCCTGGTACTGAATAG